The bacterium genome includes a window with the following:
- a CDS encoding transglutaminase-like domain-containing protein — protein MKRKYIVLALLLGVIVLLTRMALSPYPSLYAQNILFKYILPPFQKLSSLNTPYKEPPFFGFKFENPQALQTLKNAYKLDTLTKNAHNDFERDVLLMHWVRDQFPHGTPASEPNPQSFDGYSLLQSKTDNGYLCGTASQLLIQAIIATGGQARRVELRFTPENQHAVVEAWSAFYNKWVVLDPDYDIYYMRDNIPQHALELHEAWVKNEIDKIEVVFRESPHNIYRKEDEKLDPTLLRKLYDENKIKDWYKKVKKENFDYYKRGKFAVKLLHFYTHLSYPLRTDWVSRPLNWWHPEGNHVQNSLTFDIPSMPRYDDFLLKTKNPEIFYKVP, from the coding sequence ATGAAAAGAAAGTATATTGTTTTAGCCCTCTTATTGGGTGTTATTGTACTGCTCACACGTATGGCACTCAGTCCATACCCCTCTCTCTATGCTCAAAATATACTTTTTAAATATATTTTACCCCCTTTCCAAAAATTAAGCAGCCTCAATACACCTTATAAGGAGCCTCCTTTTTTTGGATTTAAATTTGAAAACCCACAAGCGCTGCAAACACTAAAAAATGCTTACAAGTTAGATACATTGACAAAAAATGCCCACAACGACTTTGAACGTGATGTTCTATTGATGCATTGGGTGCGCGATCAGTTCCCTCACGGCACTCCCGCAAGCGAGCCCAATCCCCAAAGCTTTGATGGGTACTCACTTCTTCAAAGTAAAACAGATAATGGCTATTTGTGCGGCACAGCCTCCCAGCTGTTAATACAGGCCATCATCGCAACCGGCGGGCAGGCCCGGCGCGTGGAACTGCGCTTTACGCCGGAGAATCAGCATGCCGTGGTGGAGGCCTGGAGTGCTTTTTACAACAAATGGGTGGTTCTCGACCCCGATTACGATATCTATTATATGAGAGATAATATTCCCCAGCATGCACTGGAGCTGCATGAGGCCTGGGTAAAAAATGAAATAGACAAGATTGAAGTGGTCTTTCGCGAGTCCCCCCATAATATTTATAGAAAAGAGGATGAAAAACTCGACCCCACCCTTTTACGCAAGCTGTATGACGAAAACAAAATAAAAGACTGGTACAAAAAAGTAAAAAAAGAAAATTTTGATTATTATAAAAGAGGTAAATTTGCGGTCAAACTCCTGCACTTTTACACGCATTTGTCCTACCCGCTAAGAACCGATTGGGTGAGCCGCCCCTTAAACTGGTGGCACCCGGAGGGTAATCATGTACAAAATTCGCTGACGTTTGATATCCCGAGTATGCCCCGCTATGATGATTTTCTGTTAAAAACCAAAAATCCTGAGATCTTTTACAAAGTTCCTTAG